From Epinephelus lanceolatus isolate andai-2023 chromosome 12, ASM4190304v1, whole genome shotgun sequence, the proteins below share one genomic window:
- the gdf15 gene encoding uncharacterized protein gdf15 codes for MDKPQALSCSTLKPNLPGRLTMLRSGTPRRLISCMLLLLVTLSSSAESWPQVAHEGTPDENSQRVQLLEAVKMGILSLLGVDREPRPTQKASEEELRKMYQLYREKVREMRGNSSQPMKETWQSTMSTVLFPATVELVKVVRRGEHSHPRSGQRMQWYRAVFHKNPKIKTELTLARAELRISRQILDKPTSVQPEVRRKIKVRVNRMKPKNSAARTHINSANMSSTQNVMLDISPEVERWMRTDGGETLVVDVGVVVGEKDTLTANPTISLELGLTPTKPASKTRLPRSNKEDECDEQGFCCRKAVTVSFKDIGWTDWVVAPSEYTMHFCDGTCPHNYKPASMHTQVKSRLHQITKGESPRPCCVPGAYEPMVLMHYDSRGKLKLTPFEDFIVTKCHCA; via the exons ATGGACAAACCCCAAGCActgagctgcagcactctcaaACCAAACCTACCTGGCAGGCTCACCATGCTCAGATCAGGCACACCCCGACGACTCATCTCCTGCATGCTGCTGCTCCTCGTCACCCTCTCCAGCTCAGCGGAGAGCTGGCCTCAGGTGGCCCACGAAGGGACACCTGATGAGAACAGCCAGAGGGTGCAGCTTCTGGAAGCGGTGAAGATGGGGATCCTCAGCTTGTTGGGTGTGGACAGGGAGCCCAGGCCGACCCAAAAGGCCTCGGAAGAAGAGCTGAGGAAGATGTATCAGCTCTACAGGGAGAAAGTGAGAGAGATGAGAGGGAATTCCAGCCAGCCGATGAAGGAAACCTGGCAATCCACCATGTCTACTGTGCTCTTTCCAGCTACAG tgGAGCTTGTAAAAGTGGTTCGGAGGGGAGAACACTCACATCCACGTTCAGGTCAACGCATGCAGTGGTACAGAGCTGTTTTCCACAAGAACCCCAAAATCAAGACTGAACTGACGCTAGCTCGGGCTGAGCTGAGGATTTCCAGGCAGATTTTAGATAAACCCACTTCAGTTCAGCCTGAGGTTAGACGAAAGATTAAAGTCAGAGTCAACAGGATGAAGCCAAAGAACTCCGCCGCACGGACACACATAAACTCTGCCAACATGTCGAGCACTCAAAATGTGATGCTGGACATCAGCCCTGAGGTGGAGAGGTGGATGAGGACTGATGGCGGCGAGACACTGGTTGTGGATGTAGGGGTAGTTGTGGGTGAAAAAGACACCCTCACTGCAAACCCAACCATTTCTCTGGAGCTTGGCCTCACGCCGACAAAACCAGCCAGCAAGACGAGGCTGCCTCGCTCCAACAAGGAAGACGAGTGCGATGAACAAGGATTTTGCTGCCGGAAGGCTGTCACCGTGTCCTTCAAAGACATCGGCTGGACGGACTGGGTGGTGGCCCCGAGTGAGTACACGATGCATTTCTGTGACGGCACCTGTCCCCACAACTACAAGCCTGcgagcatgcacacacaggtgaAGTCTCGGTTGCATCAGATTACCAAAGGAGAATCACCTCGCCCGTGCTGTGTGCCTGGGGCCTACGAGCCCATGGTCCTCATGCACTATGACAGTAGGGGAAAGTTGAAGCTGACTCCCTTTGAGGACTTTATTGTCACTAAATGCCACTGTGCCTGA